A part of candidate division Zixibacteria bacterium HGW-Zixibacteria-1 genomic DNA contains:
- the typA gene encoding translational GTPase TypA yields the protein MTDISHIRNLAIVAHIDHGKTTLIDSVFKATRTFRDNQEVAERLMDNNIIERERGITIRAKHCTVSWNDYLINIIDTPGHADFSGEVERVISMVDSVLLLVDANEGPMPQTRYVLMRALKLGLRPIVIINKVDRPNARPDYALNKTFDLFIELGATDEQAHFPVLYGSGLDGWFVNDLDKDEPAGMDPLFQTIIDEVPPPQVNQEGDFLMQVSSLDWSDYIGQIGCGRVLRGTLKKGEEFTRMVTKLKDPLSQDKGWQFVSSSKAKGLHMWITRGLTRVETDEISAGDIVWLAGPPEIGIGDTFSGNEDTKEALKPLEIEQPTLSMFFLVNNGPFSGQDGTAIMLRQLKERLERELRVNVALRMEDLGRPDGVKVSGRGELHLAILIEEMRREGLEFCISRPEVITHHDENGNLLEPIEQLIIDVPEEHQGIIIEKLAKRKGELITVENAGTKTIRIAFKIPTRGLIGYRPDFLTDTRGLGIMTSRFIGYEPWRGDIPQGSKGSVISSDTGIATAYALEGLQERSAIFIEPTEKIYIGQIIGENSRNMDMTCNPTKRKNLTNHRSSTKDIGVKLDVPRKMTLEQAMGWIRDDELVEVTPKAIRVRKAILDFDERKQAEKKQFILNESSSTIHPRLSA from the coding sequence ATGACTGATATTTCTCATATTCGAAATCTTGCGATTGTTGCCCATATTGATCACGGCAAAACGACCCTCATAGATTCCGTATTCAAAGCCACCCGGACTTTCCGTGATAACCAAGAAGTCGCCGAACGGCTCATGGACAACAATATAATCGAACGCGAACGCGGTATCACAATTCGCGCAAAACACTGCACCGTATCATGGAACGATTACCTGATAAATATTATAGATACTCCCGGTCACGCCGATTTTTCCGGTGAAGTGGAACGGGTTATCTCGATGGTTGACTCGGTTCTGCTGCTGGTCGATGCCAACGAAGGGCCGATGCCTCAGACACGTTATGTTCTTATGCGCGCCCTCAAACTCGGACTTCGCCCGATTGTCATTATCAATAAAGTCGATCGTCCGAACGCCCGCCCCGATTATGCCCTGAATAAAACTTTCGACCTCTTTATAGAGTTGGGCGCCACCGATGAACAGGCTCATTTTCCGGTCCTTTATGGTTCCGGTCTTGACGGATGGTTTGTTAATGATCTGGACAAAGATGAGCCTGCGGGAATGGATCCCCTTTTTCAGACCATCATCGACGAAGTGCCGCCTCCTCAGGTCAATCAGGAGGGTGATTTCCTGATGCAGGTCAGTTCTCTTGACTGGAGTGATTATATCGGTCAAATCGGTTGTGGACGCGTCCTCCGCGGCACTTTGAAAAAGGGTGAAGAGTTCACCCGCATGGTTACAAAGCTGAAAGACCCCCTATCTCAGGACAAAGGCTGGCAGTTTGTTTCTTCTTCAAAGGCGAAGGGGCTCCATATGTGGATTACCCGCGGTCTGACACGCGTTGAAACCGATGAAATTTCCGCCGGTGATATTGTCTGGCTGGCGGGCCCCCCGGAGATCGGCATCGGCGACACCTTTTCCGGGAATGAAGATACCAAAGAAGCGCTGAAACCGCTTGAGATCGAGCAACCCACGCTTTCGATGTTTTTCCTCGTCAACAACGGCCCCTTCTCGGGTCAGGACGGCACCGCGATCATGCTCCGTCAGTTGAAAGAACGGCTCGAACGAGAACTTCGCGTGAATGTGGCGCTTCGGATGGAAGATCTCGGCCGCCCGGATGGTGTAAAAGTTTCGGGACGCGGCGAACTTCACCTGGCGATCCTGATCGAAGAAATGCGGCGGGAAGGACTTGAATTCTGCATTTCCCGCCCGGAAGTCATCACTCATCATGACGAAAACGGCAATCTTTTGGAACCGATAGAGCAGCTTATTATTGATGTCCCGGAAGAACACCAGGGGATCATCATCGAAAAACTCGCCAAACGCAAAGGCGAGCTGATAACGGTGGAAAATGCGGGCACGAAAACAATTCGTATCGCCTTCAAAATCCCGACTCGCGGCCTGATCGGATACCGGCCGGACTTTTTGACGGACACACGCGGTCTTGGAATTATGACGTCCCGCTTTATCGGCTATGAGCCTTGGCGCGGTGATATTCCGCAGGGAAGCAAGGGTTCTGTTATCAGTTCCGATACCGGTATTGCCACCGCCTATGCCCTGGAAGGACTGCAGGAACGGTCGGCCATTTTTATTGAACCGACGGAAAAAATATATATCGGCCAGATTATCGGCGAGAACTCAAGAAATATGGACATGACCTGCAACCCCACCAAACGAAAGAACCTGACCAATCACCGGTCATCGACCAAAGATATCGGTGTCAAGCTTGATGTCCCGCGCAAGATGACACTGGAGCAGGCCATGGGGTGGATCAGGGATGATGAACTGGTTGAAGTGACGCCGAAAGCCATTCGGGTCCGAAAAGCAATCCTCGATTTTGATGAACGCAAACAGGCCGAGAAAAAGCAGTTCATCCTGAATGAAAGCTCGAGTACAATACACCCAAGACTATCCGCATAA
- a CDS encoding GGDEF domain-containing protein, with amino-acid sequence MNLSAYIMKLSQPFRIFLGLVLIGVVGVLDVLTGYEISFSLFYVIPISFAAWFISRRHAVIASFASASVWLVADWASGHVYSHPFIPIWNTLIRLLFFIIIALILTALRNAMEREKEFARIDFLTGAVNSRLFYELLQAEIDRLQRYDHPFTLVYIDLDNFKAVNDQFGHLTGDKALRTVVDCAKKHLRKTDAIARLGGDEFAFLLPETDLESARITLTKLQGGLLEEMQLNNWPITFSIGVLTCHAAPANTDELVKRVDELTYQVKHGSKNAIIFSTYTGQQRSGASFQDNPDTKELLRKT; translated from the coding sequence ATGAATCTATCAGCATATATAATGAAGCTAAGTCAACCGTTCAGAATATTTCTGGGACTTGTCCTCATCGGAGTAGTGGGTGTCTTAGACGTCCTGACCGGATATGAGATATCTTTTTCACTTTTCTATGTGATTCCTATTTCTTTTGCCGCGTGGTTTATAAGCCGGCGACACGCAGTTATAGCATCATTTGCCAGTGCCTCAGTCTGGCTTGTGGCTGATTGGGCCTCCGGGCATGTCTACTCGCATCCTTTTATTCCTATCTGGAATACCCTAATCAGACTTTTATTCTTCATTATCATCGCATTGATATTAACGGCCTTAAGAAATGCAATGGAGAGGGAAAAGGAATTTGCCCGAATCGACTTTTTAACCGGCGCGGTGAATTCTCGTCTCTTTTATGAATTGTTACAGGCGGAAATAGACCGCCTGCAAAGATATGATCACCCCTTCACGCTGGTGTATATTGATCTTGACAACTTCAAGGCCGTGAATGATCAATTCGGGCACCTTACAGGAGATAAAGCTCTCCGCACTGTGGTCGATTGTGCCAAGAAGCATTTACGAAAGACAGATGCAATTGCGCGACTTGGTGGTGATGAATTCGCGTTTCTCTTACCCGAAACCGACCTGGAATCAGCACGCATTACGCTCACGAAACTTCAAGGCGGTCTACTGGAAGAAATGCAATTAAATAATTGGCCGATAACATTCAGTATTGGGGTTTTGACATGCCATGCTGCACCAGCTAATACTGATGAATTGGTAAAAAGGGTCGATGAGTTAACATATCAAGTGAAGCATGGCAGCAAAAATGCAATCATATTTTCCACTTACACGGGCCAACAACGTTCCGGCGCGTCGTTTCAGGATAATCCGGACACGAAAGAACTATTACGTAAGACTTAG